Proteins from a single region of Salvelinus sp. IW2-2015 linkage group LG4p, ASM291031v2, whole genome shotgun sequence:
- the pigq gene encoding phosphatidylinositol N-acetylglucosaminyltransferase subunit Q has product MVQGVVHLSVDFINSFPLFAMGLRLFRSYRLAEGVKFRVLCEEPGTPLHLMMDINPLKVSSVVQTYRTPTYSCYPKDSWLALCKKLFLGELIYPWRHKTTKID; this is encoded by the exons ATGGTCCAGGGAGTGGTCCATCTCAGTGTTGACTTCATCAACTCCTTCCCTCTGTTCGCCATGGGCCTCCGACTCTTCAGATCCTACAGACTGGCAG AGGGGGTGAAGTTCAGAGTGCTCTGTGAGGAACCAGGAACACCTCTACACCTCATGATGGAT atTAACCCTCTGAAGGTGAGCAGTGTGGTTCAGACCTACAGGACCCCCACCTACAGCTGCTACCCTAAAGACTCCTGGCTGGCCCTCTGCAAGAAGCTGTTCCTGGGAGAACTCATCTACCCCTGGAGACACAAGACTACCAAGATAGACTAG